The Thermodesulfobacteriota bacterium genome window below encodes:
- the uvrC gene encoding excinuclease ABC subunit UvrC, producing the protein MNLTPNKNRKTSGIKDQLSRVSSGPGVYLMKDTAGTIIYIGKARNLKKRLASYFIKPVQPDIKTSVLVKKIERFDTIVTISEKEALILESNLIKRYKPRYNVFLKDDKRYPSIRLDTTHPYPNLTIVRKIKKDGSMYFGPFVSSAAVQQTLKMINKTFKLRKCHTSDFKTRTRPCLNSQMQRCLAPCCNDIDRDVYGEIVREVILFLKGSTCDLIQKVKKEMISAADNQDYETATMLRDKMFALEKTVEKQVVVSTDFIDRDVIGIAGSHELTLITVLIVRGGVLVGTRNFVFCETLSSHAETIGIFIRQYYEKEPFIPQEILTPMLVEDSALIEEWLKSIKGKKVSILWPRRGEKAKLMAMADRNADIGLKEEMASLSADRKILARLQKKIKINRLPKRIECFDNSNISGKEPVAGMVVFENGKSKKSAYRRYAINTVSKHNDYAYMNEVLRRRYGKGEKSKPFPDLLVVDGGKGQLNIAVSVVKDLNLEGRFDIIGIAKKDEKRGEVQDKIYKPGRVNPVNFAKQGDLLLFLQRVRDEAHRFAISFHRKRRGKTSMRSVLDTIPGIGKKRKQILLRHFKSITKIRSASIEELSAVPGISYKTAESVASKLGVREAMNVEHPTLNIE; encoded by the coding sequence GTGAATTTAACACCAAATAAAAATCGAAAAACATCCGGTATCAAGGACCAATTATCAAGGGTTTCATCAGGTCCGGGTGTCTATCTCATGAAAGATACGGCAGGTACCATCATTTACATCGGCAAAGCGCGAAATCTTAAAAAAAGACTGGCCTCATATTTTATTAAACCCGTTCAGCCGGATATAAAAACAAGTGTGCTGGTAAAAAAAATTGAACGTTTTGATACCATAGTGACAATCAGCGAAAAAGAAGCGTTGATTCTCGAGTCGAATTTAATCAAGCGATACAAACCACGCTACAATGTTTTTTTAAAAGATGATAAGCGTTATCCTTCCATACGATTGGATACCACTCATCCCTATCCAAACCTCACTATTGTCCGTAAAATAAAGAAAGACGGATCCATGTATTTTGGACCGTTTGTTTCTTCTGCAGCAGTTCAACAAACCCTGAAGATGATCAATAAAACCTTCAAACTTCGCAAGTGCCACACCAGCGATTTTAAAACAAGAACCCGACCATGTCTCAACAGCCAAATGCAAAGATGTCTTGCCCCCTGCTGCAATGATATTGATAGAGATGTTTACGGGGAAATTGTCAGGGAAGTTATTCTGTTTTTAAAAGGAAGTACATGCGATCTCATACAGAAAGTAAAAAAAGAGATGATATCCGCAGCAGACAATCAGGATTATGAAACTGCTACCATGTTAAGGGATAAAATGTTTGCCTTAGAAAAGACGGTTGAAAAACAGGTGGTTGTTTCAACTGATTTTATTGACCGGGATGTGATAGGGATTGCCGGGTCCCATGAATTGACTCTCATCACTGTTTTGATTGTCCGCGGGGGGGTTCTGGTGGGAACTCGAAATTTTGTTTTCTGCGAAACCCTGTCAAGCCATGCTGAAACAATCGGAATATTTATCAGGCAGTACTATGAGAAAGAGCCTTTTATTCCCCAAGAAATACTTACCCCGATGCTGGTTGAAGATTCTGCCTTAATCGAGGAATGGTTAAAGAGCATCAAAGGGAAAAAAGTAAGTATTCTCTGGCCAAGAAGAGGTGAAAAGGCAAAGCTTATGGCGATGGCGGACAGGAATGCAGATATCGGTCTGAAAGAAGAGATGGCTTCCTTATCTGCCGATAGAAAAATTCTGGCCAGACTTCAGAAAAAAATAAAAATAAACCGACTGCCAAAGCGAATTGAATGTTTTGACAACTCCAACATATCAGGAAAGGAGCCGGTGGCGGGCATGGTTGTTTTTGAAAATGGAAAATCGAAAAAGTCGGCCTATCGACGTTATGCAATCAATACGGTTTCCAAACATAACGATTATGCTTACATGAATGAAGTGTTGAGAAGACGTTACGGCAAGGGAGAAAAATCAAAGCCTTTTCCAGACCTTTTGGTGGTGGATGGGGGAAAAGGTCAACTGAATATTGCCGTTTCAGTGGTTAAAGATCTCAACCTAGAGGGTAGATTTGATATTATCGGCATCGCTAAAAAAGATGAGAAAAGAGGAGAGGTACAGGATAAAATATATAAGCCCGGCAGAGTAAACCCGGTCAATTTTGCCAAACAAGGGGATCTGTTGCTTTTCCTGCAAAGAGTGAGGGATGAAGCGCACCGGTTTGCTATTTCTTTTCATCGAAAGCGCAGAGGAAAAACATCCATGCGGTCTGTGCTTGATACCATTCCGGGGATTGGAAAAAAGAGAAAACAAATACTGCTCAGGCATTTTAAAAGTATTACAAAAATAAGGTCAGCAAGCATCGAAGAATTGAGTGCTGTACCCGGCATAAGCTACAAAACAGCAGAGTCAGTAGCAAGTAAGCTGGGAGTCCGGGAAGCGATGAACGTCGAACATCCAACATTGAACATCGAATGA
- the ispF gene encoding 2-C-methyl-D-erythritol 2,4-cyclodiphosphate synthase: MRIGTGYDVHRLISGRKLIVGGVVIPFEKGLLGHSDADVLVHSICDALFGAAGLGDIGLYFPPTDEKFKAISSIKLLEKTYKQITQKGFKLVNLDSTVIAQEPKISPFREKMQQNIALAMNVDQNCINIKATTTEGLGMFGRGEGIGAICVALIE, translated from the coding sequence ATGCGAATCGGTACAGGATATGATGTACACCGTTTAATATCCGGGAGAAAACTTATTGTGGGCGGGGTGGTGATTCCTTTCGAAAAAGGACTCCTGGGGCATTCAGATGCGGATGTGCTGGTTCATTCGATCTGTGATGCACTTTTTGGCGCGGCAGGCTTGGGGGATATCGGGTTGTATTTTCCGCCCACGGATGAAAAATTTAAAGCGATTTCAAGCATTAAGCTGCTGGAAAAAACATATAAGCAAATTACCCAAAAGGGATTTAAGCTGGTAAATCTAGATTCCACTGTGATTGCTCAAGAGCCGAAAATTTCCCCTTTCAGGGAAAAGATGCAACAAAATATTGCCTTGGCTATGAATGTGGACCAAAACTGTATCAATATTAAAGCCACCACCACCGAAGGCCTCGGAATGTTCGGCAGGGGGGAAGGGATAGGTGCGATATGTGTCGCTTTAATTGAATAA
- the cysS gene encoding cysteine--tRNA ligase, with protein sequence MTIQIYNTLGRKKETFQPIEKGRVRMYVCGPTVYDSCHIGHARSVVVFDVMARYLRSQGYEVTYVRNFTDVDDKIINKAKELGIDSTEVAEKYINEFYTDMDGLKVERATLEPRATEHIDDIIQLVEKLIKKGLAYQIDSDVYFAVELFPDYGKLSSRKLEEMEAGARVDVDKRKRNPFDFALWKSAKPGEPSWESPWGKGRPGWHIECSAMIYALLGETIDIHGGGRDLTFPHHENEIAQSEAAFGKQFVKYWVHNGFINIDQEKMSKSLGNFLMIKDVLKSYHPEAIRLFLLSNHYRSPIDFTDKAMDESSTGLDKIYKVLQRMEKRIGPPLSEKFEGNQAVWKDFSHAMNDDFNTARGTGVLFGAVRMINRLLDEKSDNLSGEVEKTVKSGRADILKIGRILGILTESPQTYFDNKKSFRLGNTSFDAAQVDKMVQERFAARKAKDWEKADFIRKQLEEMNIKLEDGPEGTVWKVK encoded by the coding sequence ATGACTATACAGATTTATAATACTTTAGGTAGAAAAAAAGAAACTTTCCAACCCATAGAAAAGGGAAGGGTGCGAATGTACGTCTGCGGCCCGACTGTTTATGATTCTTGCCATATCGGTCATGCAAGATCCGTGGTGGTTTTCGATGTGATGGCACGTTATCTCAGGTCACAGGGATATGAAGTCACTTATGTGAGAAATTTTACCGATGTGGATGATAAAATAATAAATAAAGCAAAAGAGCTTGGCATAGATTCAACAGAAGTTGCGGAAAAATATATAAACGAATTTTATACGGATATGGATGGGTTAAAGGTTGAAAGGGCGACCCTTGAACCCAGAGCCACAGAGCATATCGACGATATCATCCAACTTGTTGAAAAGCTAATAAAAAAAGGCTTGGCCTACCAGATAGATAGCGATGTTTATTTTGCCGTAGAGCTTTTTCCGGACTACGGGAAGCTTTCCAGTCGAAAACTTGAAGAGATGGAGGCAGGCGCCAGGGTTGATGTAGACAAAAGGAAGCGAAATCCTTTTGATTTTGCTTTATGGAAGTCTGCAAAACCTGGAGAGCCCTCATGGGAAAGTCCTTGGGGAAAAGGGAGACCCGGCTGGCATATCGAATGCTCCGCGATGATCTATGCCTTGCTTGGAGAAACAATTGATATTCATGGAGGCGGAAGAGATCTGACTTTTCCTCATCATGAAAACGAAATTGCCCAGTCCGAAGCAGCCTTTGGAAAACAATTTGTTAAATACTGGGTGCATAATGGGTTTATAAACATCGACCAGGAAAAGATGTCCAAATCTCTGGGGAATTTTCTGATGATAAAGGATGTATTGAAATCTTATCATCCGGAAGCCATTCGCCTGTTCCTGCTTTCCAATCATTATCGCAGTCCGATCGATTTTACCGATAAAGCGATGGATGAATCAAGCACCGGGCTCGATAAGATTTACAAAGTTCTCCAACGCATGGAAAAGAGAATCGGACCACCATTAAGTGAAAAATTTGAAGGCAACCAAGCCGTATGGAAGGATTTTTCCCATGCAATGAATGATGATTTTAACACTGCCCGTGGTACGGGTGTTCTTTTTGGCGCTGTACGTATGATCAACCGGTTGCTGGATGAAAAATCGGACAATCTCTCTGGTGAAGTTGAAAAAACCGTCAAATCCGGCCGGGCAGATATCCTTAAGATAGGCAGAATTCTCGGGATATTAACAGAATCGCCCCAAACGTACTTTGATAACAAAAAATCTTTCCGGCTTGGCAATACATCGTTTGATGCCGCCCAAGTAGATAAAATGGTTCAGGAGCGTTTTGCTGCCAGAAAGGCCAAAGACTGGGAAAAGGCGGATTTTATCAGAAAACAGCTTGAGGAAATGAATATCAAACTTGAAGATGGACCGGAGGGAACTGTCTGGAAGGTAAAGTGA
- a CDS encoding ADP-ribosylation factor-like protein yields MAIVNLKKREIECKIVYYGPGRCGKTTNLEYIHKSYKKQVTTDMVSINTDGDRTLFFDFLPMELGKMKGCDVRVHLYTVPGQVQYSSTRKLVLRGVDGIVFVADSLEVRRQKNMLSLKDLHQNLKEYGLNILKVPLVMQYNKRDLGKEGIPLLPLEQMEKDLNRQLKVPSFKSSAVTGEGVGKTLQACLKLTLQSLRKELNWEQ; encoded by the coding sequence ATGGCTATCGTTAATTTGAAAAAACGGGAAATAGAGTGTAAAATAGTATATTACGGACCTGGCAGGTGTGGGAAAACTACAAATCTTGAGTATATTCACAAATCCTATAAAAAACAGGTAACCACCGATATGGTATCCATTAATACCGACGGTGATCGAACCCTCTTTTTTGATTTTCTCCCAATGGAACTGGGAAAAATGAAAGGCTGCGATGTGCGGGTTCATTTATATACCGTTCCGGGACAGGTGCAATATTCGTCCACCCGAAAACTTGTTTTAAGGGGAGTTGACGGTATCGTTTTTGTGGCTGATTCTCTCGAAGTCAGACGTCAAAAAAACATGCTTTCCCTCAAGGATCTGCACCAGAACTTAAAAGAGTATGGCCTTAACATTTTAAAAGTCCCTCTGGTCATGCAATACAATAAGCGGGATCTGGGTAAGGAAGGGATTCCACTGTTGCCCCTTGAACAAATGGAAAAAGACTTAAACCGGCAGCTCAAGGTCCCTTCATTTAAATCGAGTGCGGTTACCGGAGAAGGCGTGGGAAAAACTTTGCAGGCATGCTTAAAATTAACTTTACAATCCCTAAGAAAAGAACTGAACTGGGAACAGTAA
- the mdh gene encoding malate dehydrogenase, producing MDKKVTVVGAGNVGATAAQRLAEKELCDVVLVDIIEGVPQGKALDLTEAAPIEKHDAHLAGTNTYEQSKDSDIVIITAGIPRKPGMSRDDLISTNAGIMKNVTEQIAKLSPEAILIVVSNPLDAMCQVAFDTSGFPKQRVIGMAGVLDSARFRAFISMELNVSVENTHAFVLGGHGDTMVPLPRYSTVAGIPITELLPKDRIDAMVERTANGGAEIVGLLKTGSAYYAPASAAVEMAESILKDKKKILPCAAYLEGEYGINDLFIGVPVKLGAAGVEDIIQIDLTEAENAALKKSADAVQELKELLKKLGS from the coding sequence ATGGATAAAAAAGTAACCGTAGTCGGAGCCGGTAATGTGGGTGCCACAGCTGCCCAGAGGCTGGCAGAAAAAGAACTTTGTGATGTCGTTTTGGTTGATATTATTGAAGGCGTACCCCAGGGAAAAGCTTTGGATCTTACCGAAGCTGCACCTATCGAAAAACACGATGCGCATCTTGCGGGAACCAATACATATGAGCAATCAAAAGACTCAGACATTGTAATCATTACCGCGGGCATTCCACGAAAGCCAGGCATGAGTCGTGATGATCTTATCAGTACCAACGCGGGAATAATGAAAAACGTGACGGAACAGATCGCCAAGCTGTCCCCTGAGGCCATATTGATTGTGGTAAGCAATCCCCTTGACGCCATGTGCCAAGTTGCCTTTGATACAAGCGGGTTTCCCAAACAGCGAGTAATCGGAATGGCCGGTGTATTGGATTCAGCACGATTCAGGGCTTTTATTTCCATGGAGCTTAACGTTTCCGTTGAAAATACCCACGCTTTTGTTCTTGGCGGTCATGGAGATACAATGGTACCTTTACCTCGGTATTCCACCGTTGCAGGAATACCTATTACGGAGCTCCTCCCCAAAGACCGTATTGACGCTATGGTTGAAAGAACCGCAAATGGCGGTGCGGAAATCGTCGGGCTGCTGAAAACCGGGAGCGCGTATTATGCGCCTGCTTCTGCAGCAGTTGAAATGGCCGAATCAATCCTCAAAGACAAGAAAAAGATCCTTCCATGCGCGGCCTATCTTGAAGGAGAGTATGGCATCAATGATCTATTTATCGGTGTTCCGGTGAAACTTGGGGCAGCAGGTGTTGAGGATATTATCCAGATTGACCTGACTGAGGCAGAAAATGCGGCACTCAAAAAATCGGCCGACGCCGTACAAGAGCTCAAGGAATTACTAAAAAAGCTAGGAAGCTAG
- a CDS encoding gamma-glutamyl-gamma-aminobutyrate hydrolase family protein: MIASTISGHPAPVIGIPGYWHESEDILGNQSTAVPDSYIRALLKVDAIPLILPVIQSRKILKQLFQMIDGLLLIGGPDLDPVHYHQSAHKGLRKVTPARDSMEIQVSHWALEADLPIMAICRGIQVLNVVAGGTLWQDIASQLPHAAKHDYYPDYPKDLLSHTVKMLPGSRLAEIIGEGDASVNSLHHQAIDKLGQGLHAVAHAPDGIIEAVEGIDASWIVGVQWHPEWLIESDHRMVTLFKYFGEACSKNDHAYR; the protein is encoded by the coding sequence TTGATAGCATCAACGATATCCGGCCATCCGGCTCCAGTAATCGGTATTCCCGGATACTGGCATGAAAGTGAAGATATTCTGGGAAATCAATCCACGGCCGTGCCGGACAGCTATATTCGCGCACTGCTTAAAGTTGACGCCATACCGCTTATCCTACCGGTCATTCAGTCCCGTAAGATTCTGAAACAATTATTTCAAATGATTGACGGTTTGCTGTTGATTGGCGGACCCGACCTTGATCCCGTTCACTATCACCAGTCCGCGCATAAGGGACTGCGCAAGGTGACACCTGCCAGAGACAGCATGGAAATCCAGGTGTCTCACTGGGCGCTGGAAGCCGATCTCCCCATCATGGCCATATGCCGTGGTATCCAGGTGTTGAACGTTGTTGCAGGTGGAACACTCTGGCAGGATATTGCCTCCCAGTTACCCCATGCCGCCAAGCATGACTATTATCCCGATTATCCGAAAGATTTACTGTCTCATACCGTAAAAATGCTGCCGGGCAGCCGACTGGCTGAAATTATCGGTGAAGGCGACGCATCGGTTAACAGCCTTCACCACCAGGCCATTGACAAACTGGGTCAAGGTCTTCACGCCGTGGCGCATGCACCGGATGGGATTATTGAGGCTGTCGAGGGAATCGATGCCAGCTGGATTGTCGGTGTGCAGTGGCATCCGGAGTGGTTGATAGAAAGTGACCATCGTATGGTCACCTTGTTTAAATACTTTGGCGAGGCCTGCTCTAAAAACGACCACGCATATCGCTGA
- the uvrB gene encoding excinuclease ABC subunit UvrB yields the protein MSLFKLVSDFTPKGDQPNAIKELSKNILCGKPHNVLLGVTGSGKTFTMANVIDRVEKPTLVIAPNKTLAAQLYNEFKILFPENAVEYFVSYYDYYQPEAYIPSSDTYIQKDSSINEMIDKLRHSATRSVLSRKDVIVVASVSCIFGIGAPEDYLSMRINIENNEEVNRDRMLSGLVSMHYERNDFDFHRGVFRVRGDRVEIFPAYEEKMAIRIDFFGDQIEGIAQIDSLRGTVIKKLQDVTIFPASHYVAHKSRLKQATETIVEELKSRIDYFRKENKLIEAQRIEERTDFDLEMISELGYCNGIENYSRHLTQRAAGEPPPTLLDYFPDDFLVFFDESHIAMPQLRGMYKGDRSRKKTLVEYGFRLPSALDNRPLKFEECKSRIKQTVYVSATPADYELKKGKNAVVKQIVRPTGLIDPEIDVRSAINQVDDLYEEILLRKKNGQRVLVTTLTKRMAEDLTEYYFDLGVKVRYLHADIKTLQRMDIIKDLRTGQFDVLIGINLLREGLDIPEVSLVAILDADKEGFLRSTRSLIQTCGRASRNINGKVIMYAEHMTKSMKEAIDEMNHRREIQANFNRRHKITPESIKKDIAEVFSFEDDFSTPEISMVSEDVVGFESLDNLDDIIKSLDKEMKKAAKALKFEEAAQIRDQIRHLKEMIVFDSEFNTK from the coding sequence ATGTCTTTATTTAAATTAGTTTCCGATTTCACCCCCAAGGGTGATCAGCCCAACGCCATAAAAGAATTAAGTAAAAATATTTTATGCGGAAAGCCACATAATGTTTTGCTTGGCGTCACCGGTTCCGGCAAGACATTCACCATGGCCAATGTAATTGATAGGGTGGAGAAACCGACTCTGGTGATTGCCCCGAACAAAACTTTAGCCGCCCAGCTATATAACGAATTCAAAATTCTCTTTCCGGAAAATGCGGTTGAGTATTTTGTCAGTTACTACGATTACTACCAGCCCGAAGCCTACATTCCTTCCAGTGATACGTATATTCAGAAAGATTCATCCATAAACGAAATGATCGATAAATTGCGTCACAGCGCAACGCGGTCCGTGCTTTCACGAAAGGATGTGATTGTCGTTGCCAGCGTTTCATGCATATTCGGAATAGGTGCCCCGGAAGACTATCTTTCCATGCGTATCAACATTGAAAATAATGAGGAGGTCAATCGAGACAGGATGTTGTCAGGCCTGGTTTCCATGCATTATGAAAGAAATGATTTTGATTTTCACAGAGGCGTTTTTAGAGTGAGGGGCGACCGTGTCGAGATATTCCCGGCATATGAAGAAAAAATGGCCATTCGCATCGATTTTTTTGGCGACCAGATAGAAGGCATTGCCCAAATCGATTCTCTTAGAGGCACGGTTATTAAAAAGCTTCAGGATGTGACTATATTTCCCGCCAGTCATTATGTTGCTCATAAATCCAGGTTAAAACAGGCGACTGAAACGATTGTAGAAGAGTTAAAGTCACGGATCGACTATTTCAGAAAAGAAAACAAGTTGATTGAAGCCCAGCGGATCGAAGAGCGAACCGATTTCGACCTTGAAATGATATCAGAACTTGGATATTGCAACGGAATAGAAAACTATTCCAGGCATTTAACTCAAAGGGCGGCAGGAGAACCCCCGCCAACGCTGCTAGACTATTTTCCCGATGATTTTCTGGTTTTTTTTGACGAGAGTCATATTGCCATGCCTCAACTGCGTGGCATGTACAAAGGAGATAGATCCCGCAAAAAAACCTTGGTGGAATATGGGTTCAGGTTGCCTTCTGCCCTGGATAACCGTCCCCTTAAATTTGAAGAATGCAAATCCAGAATTAAACAAACTGTCTATGTATCGGCCACTCCTGCGGATTACGAACTTAAAAAGGGAAAAAACGCTGTGGTTAAACAGATAGTGAGACCCACCGGTTTGATTGATCCGGAGATTGATGTCAGGAGTGCAATAAATCAGGTGGATGATCTTTACGAAGAAATTTTACTGCGTAAAAAAAATGGCCAAAGAGTTCTGGTCACCACCCTGACCAAGAGGATGGCGGAAGATCTTACGGAGTATTATTTTGATTTGGGAGTAAAGGTACGCTATCTTCACGCCGATATAAAAACTTTACAAAGAATGGATATCATTAAAGATCTTAGAACAGGCCAATTTGATGTGTTGATTGGCATCAATCTTCTTCGGGAAGGACTGGATATACCGGAAGTCTCACTGGTGGCCATATTGGATGCGGATAAAGAAGGTTTTTTGCGTTCAACAAGATCTTTGATTCAGACATGCGGGCGCGCTTCCAGAAATATTAACGGCAAAGTAATCATGTATGCTGAACACATGACAAAATCCATGAAAGAAGCCATTGATGAGATGAACCACCGCAGGGAAATCCAGGCTAATTTTAACCGGAGGCATAAGATTACCCCTGAAAGTATTAAAAAAGATATAGCCGAGGTGTTTTCTTTTGAGGATGATTTTAGCACCCCGGAAATAAGCATGGTGTCTGAAGATGTGGTCGGATTTGAATCTTTGGATAATTTAGATGATATCATCAAATCTTTGGATAAAGAGATGAAAAAAGCAGCCAAAGCCCTTAAATTTGAAGAAGCCGCCCAAATAAGAGATCAGATCAGACACCTGAAAGAAATGATTGTATTTGACAGTGAATTTAACACCAAATAA